A stretch of Janibacter endophyticus DNA encodes these proteins:
- a CDS encoding aldose 1-epimerase family protein, with amino-acid sequence MAHPSGEQWQIEHGDLVAVITEVGGGLRTLRRGDHDVVAGYTVDEMASAGRGQVLVPWPNRLRDGRYTIEGQEHTLPITEPRTGNASHGLTRWESWRLRERHEDAVVVAHTIHPRPGWPFHVEVTAAWVLDGTGLTCTTQATNVGTATAPWGYGAHPYLALGGTAAGDARLTVPADQVLTVDERSLPADLVEVSGTPFDLRGGEPLGDREIDHAYTGLARGEDRCWQVDLTTDALTCRVWGGPGLDWVQVFTGRARGEGGAPGIAVEPLSCPADAYNTGVGLVRLEPGQTWTAQWGIESRVS; translated from the coding sequence ATGGCCCACCCGAGCGGAGAGCAGTGGCAGATCGAGCACGGCGACCTCGTCGCCGTCATCACCGAGGTAGGCGGAGGCCTGCGCACGCTGCGCCGCGGTGACCACGACGTCGTCGCGGGCTACACCGTCGACGAGATGGCCTCCGCCGGGCGCGGCCAGGTGCTCGTCCCGTGGCCCAACCGCCTGCGCGACGGGCGGTACACGATCGAGGGGCAGGAGCACACCCTCCCGATCACCGAGCCGAGGACCGGCAACGCGAGCCACGGGCTGACCCGCTGGGAGTCCTGGCGGCTGCGCGAGCGGCACGAGGACGCCGTCGTCGTCGCCCACACGATCCACCCGCGCCCGGGGTGGCCGTTCCACGTCGAGGTGACCGCCGCCTGGGTCCTCGACGGCACCGGTCTGACCTGCACCACCCAGGCAACGAACGTCGGGACGGCCACCGCGCCCTGGGGTTACGGCGCCCACCCCTACCTCGCCCTCGGCGGCACCGCCGCAGGTGACGCCCGGCTCACCGTGCCCGCCGACCAGGTGCTCACCGTCGACGAGCGCAGCCTCCCGGCCGACCTCGTCGAGGTGAGCGGCACCCCCTTCGACCTCCGTGGCGGCGAGCCCCTCGGGGACCGCGAGATCGACCACGCCTACACCGGGCTGGCCCGCGGCGAGGACCGCTGCTGGCAGGTCGACCTGACGACGGACGCCCTGACCTGCCGGGTCTGGGGCGGGCCGGGTCTCGACTGGGTCCAGGTCTTCACCGGCCGTGCCCGGGGCGAAGGGGGAGCGCCGGGGATCGCGGTCGAGCCGCTGTCCTGCCCGGCCGACGCGTACAACACCGGCGTCGGCCTGGTCCGCCTCGAGCCGGGGCAGACGTGGACCGCTCAGTGGGGGATCGAGTCCCGCGTCTCCTGA